The genomic segment GCCCAAATATTGCCCACCGATGAACCTAGGTTAATCATTTCCTCCATTGGATATACCACGTAGTACATTATACGTTATGTGCTATGCGGTCGGATAGCGGACGTGCTGAAAGCTTCGACGCGCTACAGATTGGGCGAGACGGTGGGGCAGCGCGCGGCGCGTCGTTGGAGGAAGGGATACGTGACAGATATTGATACCGCCAAGGTTCCGGCCGAGAAGCGGACAAAATCCTTGACTGAACAGGCCTATGCCATTTTGCGCGAACGAGTTATCACCGGCATTCTTCCGCCCGGCGCCGAGGTGTCTGAGCCTGAACTTGCCGAGCAGTTGCAAATGAGTAAGACCCCCGTGCGTGAGGCCTTAGCAAGGCTCTGCGTCGAGGGATTCATGGAAGCCTATCCCCGGCGAGGCTACCGCGTTACACCCGTTACGATCAAAGATATGAATGATCTCTTTTATGTACGTGGCGTGCTTGAGGGCGCAGCGGCTGCCCTTGCTGCCCAGCATCTGACGATTGAGGAAATGGACCGGCTCGATGAGCTGGCAGATGCTAGCTACGTGATGGGCGAGGAGATGAGCACGCGCACCTTCGTCTCACGCAATGAGCAGTTTCATTCCTTGATCGCGCAAGGATCACGCAATCAGCGGCTCCACACTCTGGTGATGAGTCATCTGGAGGAATGCGCACGGTTGTTCCACATGGGCACCCGCGTTCGCGACATCAATCCGGAGACAACCAACGATCACCACCGGATCCTCGCCCATCTGCGCGCGCGCGATGCCGAGAAAGCCCGACAGGCAATTATCGACCACAACGAAAATACCCGGAAGGGATTGTTGGCCGCGCTCATTTCAAACAGCGCAGCCGGTTTGACGCTTTAGAGATATATTTGGAATTATACCTAGTCGGCCAATGTGTGATGGGGTTCGATCGGCTCAGCTGCTTTTTGCCAAGGTTCTGTCTGCGTCAGCTGAAGCACAAAACCGAAGCACCGCCAGCAGCCTGAACCGAGAGAGAGCCCGCCGTGATCCCGGCGGCAAGGCAGGCTCCGGCATCTGCGGCGGAGAGCCAGGCATCGATGAAACCGGCATTGAAGGCATCGCCCGCACCGGTCGTATCGACCACGTTCACGGGTTGAGCAGGCACGTGCAGCATCTCCCCTTCCGTCGCAAGCCAAGCGCCTCTGGCACCATCTTTCAGGACGACATGTGGAAAATGCTGCGTGAGTTGTGCAAGAGCTTCTTGCGGATCTGATAACCCGGTAATAGCTTCTGCCTCTTCCCGGTTGGGCAGGAAAAGATCTACGCCGCGGCAGGTGGCAAGCAGGTTTTCATCATAGATGAGATCTGCATCCCAGCTTGGATCGAGCGACACCGTAAGACCTTGCTCCTTCGCAAGCGCGATCAGGTCGGGAATCTCGTGCAGGGTCGCATATTCAGCAATATGCAGATGGCGGGCATGAGACCAGGCGACTGCGGCCTCCAGCGTCGACGGACGCGCAGACCCAGCCCGCTTGGTGAGGAATGCCCGCTCGTCTCCAAGCACTGTTACCGCCGTAAGCTGCGGTCCGGCCTCAACAGAACATTCGACAAAGCGCAGATTGACGCCCGTCGCCTTGATCTCGGCGCCTGTCTGGGCTGACAGCGGATCCACGCCCAATCTGGCAACCAACGCCGTTTCACGCCCCAGATGTTGCAGGTGAGCCGCGGTGATATAGGCACCGCCGCCTGCCGAGATCGTCAGGCCATTAGCAAAGATTTCGCGACCGAGAACGGGCAGGCCGGAAAGGCCCGTAAAGATAAGGTCGCTATAGATGCGTCCGATGCTGAGCACCGCCGTGCGCTGTGCGGGCGTTTCCATCATGCGCGACCTAGAAGCCGCTCCGACTTTGCATCGAAGAGATAAAGGCTGCCGCTCTGGGCATGGCACGTCAGTTTGCTGCCGACTGCCGGAACGAACTTCTCCCGCGCCGTTGCGACGATGGATACACCGCCGACATCCAGATGAACCAGTGTTTCAGGGCCAAGCGGCTCGACAGCCGTGACCGTGCCGGTGATCGACGTTCCGTCCGTTCTGGTCTCAACACTGCCATCCACGCGCGCCACCAGATCGTGCGGACGGATACCGATGAGAATGTCTCCGCCCGAGGCTGGCCCGACCTGATCGCCATCACGACGGCCGTTGAGGAGGTTCATGGACGGGCTGCCGATGAAGCGGGCCGTGAATACATCCACCGGACTTTCATAGAGTTCGGACGGCGTGCCGACCTGGAGAATATGGCCGTCCTTCATGACCACGATCCTGTCCGCCATGGTCATGGCTTCCACCTGATCGTGGGTGACGTAGACAGTCGTGGTTTTCAGGCGCTGATGCAGCCGCTTGATCTCGATGCGCATCTGGGCGCGCAACTGGGCATCAAGGTTCGACAGGGGTTCGTCGAACAGGAAGGCCGAAGGATTGCGCACCATGGCACGGCCGATGGCGACGCGCTGGCGCTGACCGCCGGACAAAGCTGCCGGACGCCGGTCGAGGTAGGCGTCGAGGCCCAGAATGCGGCTTGCCTCTTCGATGCGCTTGTTCTTTTCCGCCTTGTCCAGATTCGACGTATAGAGACCAAAGCCGATGTTCTGGCGCACCGTCATATGCGGATAGATCGCATAGTTCTGAAAGACCATGGCGATGTTGCGCTGCTTGGGCTCGCGCTCGTTGACGACCTCATTGCCGATTTTCAGCTCGCCACCGGAGATCTCCTCAAGGCCCGCAATCATGCGAAGCGTCGTGGACTTGCCGCAGCCCGAGGGGCCGACGAACACGACGAATTCACCATCGGCAATATCGAGATCGATACCCTTGACGGCCTCTACCTTGCCGTAGCGCTTGACCAGCTTGTTGAGTTCAATCGTCGCCATCAGCGGGCTCCCGTCAATGCGGTGAATTTCTCGTTGAGTTCGGTGGAAGCCTGCGCTTCGCGAGCCGCGCTTTCAGAGGCGGCGCGTTCAAAAGCCTCAAGCGTTTGCCGGTAAGCCGAAATGGCCTCATCCATCGGTTCCGGGGCAGGACCGCCGAAACGCTTGCGAACCGCAACGAAATGCTCCGGCGATACAAGCTTCCGGAAGGTTGGCTCGTCCAGTTGCGGATCGCGATTGGTTGAATGGCGAAATGCTTCAAAGAAGGGCTGGAAGCCGTGATTGGGCAGATCGCCCTTGGACGCGACCACGCTTCTGGCGGTTGCGGCGGCAATCTCGTGTGCTTCACGGAAGGAGAGACCTTCAAGCCGCACCAGCGAATCCGCCAGCTCCGTGATGGTGATGCAGGAGCGGCGGATATTCTCATCCACCCGTTCAGGGTCGATGCTGATCTGGCCGATCAGGCTTGCGAGAAGATCCAGCACGCGCGAGGCGGAGGCAAAGGCTTCGTATCCCGCGCCCTGACTTTCTCCTTCGCTGTCATTCATGTCGGTGAACGGCGTATTGTGCATGATATCCAGCATCGTGCGGGCACGACCGAAGGTCTGGCTCGCCAGATGCCGCAAATGCTCGATCGGCACCGGGTTGCGCTTTTGCGGCATGATGGAAGAGATCTGCACGAGCGCGTTTGGCACATAGATCTGCCCGACCTCGAAGCTCGTCCAGAACTGGAAATCCTGAATGAGGCGGCCCAGATGCAGGAACATCAGCTCGATCGCGGAATAAGTGGAGGTGGTGTAATCCACCGCCGCTATGCAGGAATAGGAGTTGCGCTGCGCCCGCGCAAAGCCAAGCAACTGGGCGACACGGGCCCGGTCTATCGGGAAGCCTGACGTCGTAATGGCCGCGGCACCCATGGACGAGAGATCGACAATGCGGCGCGCTTCGGCAAAGCGCTCGATATCGCGGATCAGCACTTCAATTGCAGCCGATAGATAGTGGCCGAACGTCGTCGGCTGGGCTGGCTGGCCATGGGTATAGGCAACGATCAATGTCGTCTTGTTGCGTTCCGCCGTATCGATCATGGCAGCCAGCAGTGTCCGTGCCTTGACCATCAGCGCATCGATCCGCTGCTTCAGGCCAAGCTTGAAAAGCGTATGATCGATGTCATTGCGCGAACGTGCGGTGTGCAGGCGGCCTGCAATATCGACACCGATACGGGCTTTCAGCTCCTTCTCGATGAGGAAGAAATAGTCCTCCACCTCGCCTGTGTAGACCAGCATGGAGGGATCGATGTCCCGATCGATCTCGACGAGGGCTTGCGCAATTTTCGCCGCTGTCCCGGTATCAAGGATACCGGTCTCCACCAGCATGACCAGATGGGCGCGGTCGATCTGGCGAAAGGCTTCGACGTGATGTCCCTTGGCGCCGTCGAAAAGCGGGCGCAGCACCGTTTCCTTGTAGACGGGATCGGGAAAGCGGCTGGTATCGGAAAGGCGCGGGTTCATGTCCGCCATGGTCTTATCCCTTCAGGCCTGCCAGCATGACACCGCGCACGATGTACCTCTGCAGGACGAGAAACACGAGAAGCGTGGGAAGCGTCGCGATGGCGGCACCGGTCATGATCATTTCCCACTGGATGGATTGTTCGACGGCAAAGCTCGATAGACCGACCGGCAGCGTGTAAAGCTCCTTGCTGGTGGTGACGATCAGCGGCCAGAAGAAGGCTGTCCAGTTGCCAAGAAAGGTGAAGATCGCCAGCGCCGAAAGGGCAGGGGTGACCAGAGGCATGGCGACCTTCCACCAGATCTGGAATTCGTTGAGGCCGTCGACACGCGCCGCCTCGATGAAGTCATTCGGCACGGTTTCGAAGAACTGCTTCATCAGGAAGGTGCCGAAGGCCGTCATCATGCCCGGGAACATGATGCCCCAATAGCTATCCAGCCAGCCGAGCTGGCTCGACATGAGATACCACGGGATGACCAGCATTTCGGTCGGGATCATCAGCGTCGAGAGGATGGCGATGAACACGAACTGACGGCCGCGAAACTGGAACTTGGCCAGCGTATAGCCGACCAGACTATCAAAGAAGCAGTTCGAAAGGGTAACGGCAACGGCGACGATCGTGGAGTTGAGGAACCACCGCATGAAGCGGCCATCGGCCAGAACCGAGATATAGTTCGCAAGCGTTGGCGCCGCAGGAATGAGGCGCAGGTCATAAACCTGATCGGCGCTTTTGAAGGAGGTCGAGAACATGAAAGCGAGCGGCGAGATCATGATCAGCCCGCCGATGAACAGTACGGTCCAGGCAATGATGCGGCCAGGGCGAATATTGGCGCGGTGCAGCGCGGGTGCCTCGCTCATTTCTTTTCCCTCAGTATGAAGAGCTGCAGAAGGGAGACGACCATCAGGATGGAGAACAGCACGACTGTCTGCGCCGCCGCGTAGCCCATGGCATAAGAATTGAAAGCCGTCTGATAGATCATCAGCACGAGCGGCTTCGTCGATCCAAGCGGTCCGCCCGGATCATTCGTGGTCATGTTATAAACCTGGTCGAAGATGCGCAGGAAACCGATGGAAGAGAAGACCACGAGAAAGACCGTGGTTGGCTTCAGGAGCGGCAGCGTGATCTTGCGCAGGATTGCCCATTCGCCAAGGCCATCGATGCGCGCTGCTTCATAGAAGGTGTTCGGAATAGCGCGCAGCCCCGCCATGAAGATTATGATCTGGAAGCCGAGACCTGCCCAGATGGCCGTGACCATGATGGAGAACAGGGCCTGATCCGTGGAGCGAATGAAGGGCTGCTGCGGAATTCCGACAAGGCCGATAATGTCGTTGATGACTCCGATCGGCGGCGGCTGGTAGAACCAGCGCCAGACCCAGGCCATGGCAGCAGCCGTGGTGAGGAAGGGCAGGAAATAGAGCGCGCGGATGAAATTGTGCATGAAGCGCACGCGATCGAGAAAATAGGCGATCGTAAACGCCAGCACGAGGCTGATCGGTGTTCCGACGATCAGATAGGTGAAGGTGTTCTTGAACACCTTCCAGAACTGCGGATCCTTGAAAAGCTTGATGTAATTGGCAAAGCCGACAAGCTTGGCAGGGCGCAGAAGATCCCAGTTGGTGAAGGAGAGGTAGAAGGCCTGAAGCGTGGGATAGAAACGGATGACCGTGTAAAAGAGGATTGGCAGCGCCAGAAAGCCCCAGATCCAGAGCAGGCGCTTGGTGTGCATGGAAAAGCGGTCACCACCGGTGCCGCCGGGACGGCCCTTTGCCGCCCCCTGCTGTTCTATCACTGCCATGGTTGTTTCCTGATCAGGGCTTTGCAGCGTCAATGATTTCCTGTTCGGCTTCAGCAGCTTGGCTCAGGGAATCCTTGACCGGCTGCTTTTCCAGAAGCACGCGGTTGACCATGTCGATGGCGTTCTGGCGCTGTGCCGCCTCATCCTTGAACATGGTGGTATGCGCGTATTCCAGACCCTTCAGGAAGGGACCGAACACCGGATCCTTGAGGTTGGCATCTGTCAGCGCCGCCGAACGGCGGGCAGGCAGTTCACCCACCGTCTTCAGCCAGATATCCATGGCCGCAGGCGAGGAAATGTAAGCGAGGAATTTCTTCGACGCTTCCAGCTTATCGCCCTTGGTCTTTGCGCCGATGCCATTGGCGAAATAGCTGGCATAGTTGGAGCGCTTGCCTTCCGCATTGGCCGGAAGTTCTGTCACGCCCCATTCGAAGTCCTTGATCGTCTTGAAGGAGCCGAGACGGAATGTGCCGTCGATCGTCATGCCAGCCTTGCCGCCACGAAACGCGGCCTGGCCTTCATCCATGAAGCCCGCCTGGCCGATCTTCTTTTCAAGCTGCAGGCTGGTATAAAAGTTAAGCGCCTTGAGGCCAGCATCGCTGTTGTAGGCTACCTTGGTATCGTTGTCCGTATAGGGCTCGCCACCATACTGACGGATCAGCACTTCACGCCACCACTGGTGATCCTGCCCGCCCATGTCGAGCGTGGAACCGGCAACAGTGAGATTGCCGGCTGCATCGTGCTTGGCAATCTTCTGGGCGGCAGCAACGAATTCATCCAGCGTCTTGGGCGGGTTGTTCGGGTCGAGACCTGCCTCGGTGAACAGCTTCTTGTTATAGAACAGAGCGAGTGAACGGACCGCTGTCGGCAGGCCGTAATAGTCGTCGCCGCGCTTCATGGCTTTTACGATGGGGAAGAATTCGCCCTCGATCTTGTCGTGCGGGAAGGCATCCTTCGGCAGCGGCTGCAGAATGCCGCCAGCAGCGAACTTGTCGAGCCAGCCGTAGAACAGTTGCACGACATCCGGGCCCTTGCCGGACATGTTGGCCGCAATGACGCGGGTCTGGTAATCGGCATAGGGGAACGTCACCTGCTTGACGGTAATATCCGGATTGGCCTTCTGGAACTCAGCAATCAACTGGTCCATCGCCTTGACGCGGGTGTCGAAAACATACTGCCAGTATTCGATCTCCACGGCCTGGGCCGCGTTGAACGCCGTCAAGCTGAAGCCGGCAATGAGACCGGCCAACAAAGTTGCCTTGCGCATGTGATCCTCCATGTTTCCAGCCGATGGTCCGGTCTGGCCTGTTCCCTGTTTGGGTCACCTTCTGGTGACCGGACGAAGAGGATGAACATGGCTTCTCGCCACTCTCCTGCCACCCTCGCAGTCGTTTCCTACGGTCTATCGGCTTTGCTTATATGTCAATAACATAATTTAGTTGAATTAAGTTATTGCCCTTTGATGGTGTCCGCCCTTATGACTGAGAGGCGAGGAGAAGAGGATGACGAACCCAAACGGCAGCCACGCCGTGGCGATCGGCAAAAATCCGGAACGCAGCCGCGAGCACAACCGGCGGGTGGTTCTGGCCGTCGTGCGTCAGCATGGCTCGCTTGGTCGCGCGCACATCGCCAAGCTGACCCAGTTGACGGCGCAGGCGGTGGCCAACATCGTTGACGAACTGGTTGGCGAAGGGTTGCTGATGCAACTGGGACGGCGCAAGACGGAGCGCGGGCAGCCGCCCATCCAGTTCTCCGTCGATCCGGATGGCGGCGCCACGATCGGCGTCGAAATTGCAGCTGACCATGTGGTGACCGTCGCGCTGGACCTTTCGGGCAAGCTCCGGCACCAGCGCATTCTGCCTTTGGAAGATCGAACGCCAGACGGAATTCTTGCTACATTTTCCAGTGAATTCAAAATGATGCAACAGGCCGTTCGCCTCAAGCTTCTGGGGGCGGGAGTGGTTATGCCGGGTCCCTTCGAGATCGAGGGCATGACCTCCGTCGGACCGACGACATTGCCTGCCTGGGGTGGGCGCGATGCTGCCCAGACGCTGGGCGAGGCCTGCGGTTATCCCGTTGTTGTCGAAAATGATGCAACAGCGGCAGCGGTCGGCGAGCGGTTGTTCGGGGCTGGCAGGGCGATTTCAAATTTCTGCATGGTCTATTTCGGCGTGGGTCTTGGCCTCGGCATGATCCAGGACGGAGCGCCCTATCGTGGAGCCTTTGGCAATGCAGGGGAAATCGGCCACATCACCATCAAGCCGCGCGGCAAATCCTGCCCCTCCTGCGGCCAGCGGGGATGCCTGGAAGGCTACGTCTCCACCTATGCGCTTCGGGAAAAGCTGCAGGCCGCAGGCATTTCCGACACGGACTTCGAGACGCTGGAACGCCTGCACGCTGAGCGCCATCCGATTGTTGCCCAATGGATACGTGAAGCGGCCGATCATCTAGGTCCGGTGCTTGCCATGCTGGAAAACATTCTCGATCCACAGACACTGATCCTCGGCGGGACGCTGCCGGATCGAATCATCGATGACGTGATTGCAGGCATGCATCGCTTGCCGACATCTGTGGCAAGCCGCCGCCAACGCGATCTTCCCCGCATCATGCGCGGCCAGACCGGCCAATTGACCGCTGCACTGGGTGCAGCAGCCCTTCCGCTTTTCGACATGGTGACGCCCAAGCTCGAGATCTCGCTGCAGGAAACGGGCGCACAAATCTAGATTTTACAGGAGGTTCAAGATGCTTTCAGCCCGCGAACGGATCGAACGACAGATGAGCGATCCGGCCCTGGTTCGGCTTCACCGCAAACTGAGCCGCCTGACTTCGGTTCTCACCATGATGAACACCGGCGCGCATCCGGACGACGAGCAGAACGGCATGCTGGCCTGGTTGCGGCTTGGCCTTGGCATGCGCGTCATCATAGCCTGTTCCACGAGAGGAGAAGGCGGACAGAATGCGCTTGGGCCTGAACGGTTGGGGGCTCTCGGCGTTCTGCGCTCCCGCGAGCTGGAGGAGGCAGCGCGCGTGCTGGATTCCGATGTGCACTGGCTGGGTCATGGCCCCGCCGACGAGGTGCATGATTTCGGTTTCTCGAAGGACGGAGACGCGACATTCGATCGCTGGGGCGAGAAACGGATCATCGAGCGTCTGGTACGCGCCTACCGCAGGGAGCGCCCTGACATCGTGGTGCCGACCTTTCTCGATGTGCCCGGACAGCACGGCCACCACCGCGCCATGACCCGGGCCGCCGAGGCGGCCATTGAGCTGGCAGCGGATGAGACCGCCTTTCCGCACCATTTCGAGGAAGGGCTGGCACCGTGGAAGGTCGCCAAATACTATCTCCCCGCCTGGTCTGGCGGCGGCGACACCTATGATGATGAAGTGCCGCCACCGGATGCGACCTTGATGCTGAAAGTGTCTGGACGCGAACCTGCCACCGGTGCAGACTACGACCGGATCGGCGAGTGGTCTCGTTACTACCACGCATCCCAGGGTATGGGGCGCTGGCCTGAACAGCCCAAGGATCGCTGGCCGCTCCACCTGAAGCTTGGTGGAAGGACGGGGGAGCCGGAAGCTTCCATCCATAATGGTCTTCCAGCATCACTCGCCGCGCTGGCGGATGCCGGAAGCCTTCCCTCACCGATCGCTGCAGAATTGCGAGCAGCCCATGAGGCGATCACACAGGCCATCGCCAGCTTCCCGGATCGCGATGCTATAACCCGCACGCTGTTGACAGCCCGCGGAGCGCTTCACCAGGTAAGCGAGGTCGCACCGGACGATTTCCTGAAGTTGCACGGTCATCGCATAGAGCGCAAGCTGACCGAAATCGACGCTGCCATTCTGGAAGCTCAAGGCATTTTCGACCGCGCCTATGCCGAGCCTTCAACCATCGTGCCGGGAGGGCGCGCACGGTTGATCGTGGAACTAGGCGATGGAGCAGCCAACAGGGAGGTGGAAATCACGCCTCATTTGCCACAGGGTGTTTCGGCCTCGCTGGACGCGCTTGGGAAACAACGGATCAACACACTTTCGGCGGCAGCGGATGCGCCGCTCTCCAACCTCTACAGTCCTGCCTGGTCGAGCCTTGGCGGCAATGGCCAAGCCTATGTGGAGATCTGCGCCGACATAGACGGTCAGAGGGTGAAAGGCGTTTTCGATCTGGAAGAGAGCTTTCTTGTAACGCCGCGCCACTCGCTGACGCTGCAACCCGACGCCCTGATCGTGCCGCTTGGCGGATCACCGCGCGGCCATGTGATCAAGGCCGAGCTGAAAGGTTCGGCGGGCACCGTGACGCTGGAAACGGGGGCGGACTGGAAGACCTCTCTCTCAGACGGAGCCTTCGAGATCACCTTGCCTCAGACGCTGGCGCCTGGCCTGTTCGAGATTGCGACGAAGGTTGACGGAGCAGCCGCTCACCGCACCACTCCGGTATCCTTCCGTCACATCGGCCACGCAATCTATCATGAGCCGGTCTCCCTCAAGGTGCTTTCGCTCGATCTGAAACTGCCCGAGGGGGCAAGGATTGGTTATGTGGGCGGCGGCGCAGATCGGGTTGGCAACTGGATGGCGCGCATGGGCCTCAATGTCGTGGAGCTGGATGCGTCGGCCCTTTCCGGCGACCTTTCGGGCTATACCACCATCGTGGTCGGCATTTTTGCCTTCGGCCTGCGCACCGATCTGGTGGCTGCGACCCGTGCGCTTCACCGCTTTGTCGTGGAGGGCGGACATCTCCTGACGCTGTATCATCGCCCGACAGATGGCTGGAACCCGGACGAGACGCCGGTTCGGCCACTGGAAATCGGCAGTCCATCGCTGCGCTGGCGCGTGACGGACCCTCACGCCGAGGTGACCGTGCTAGAACCGGACCACGTTCTTCTGAACGGCCCCAACCGTATCGAGGCAGCAGACTGGGCCGGGTGGAACAAGGAGCGCGGGCTTTACTTCGCTTCCCGTTGGGACGATGCCTATGTGCCGCTTCTTGCCATGCATGACGCCAATGAGCAGCCGTTGAAGGGGGCGCTTCTCTCGGCCGAAATCGGCAAGGGCCGCCATACGCACACGAGCCTTGTGCTACACCACCAGATGGACAAACTGGTGCCGGGCGCATTCCGGCTTCTTGCCAATCTCGTCCAGCCGGTGTGACCGTGCCCGAAGACAGGCCAAAGGAGCCGGGAGATAGATCGGATATTCGGGCGGGCGTCGGCTGGCTACTTCTGGATATGACGCTCGTCTCCGGCGGCATGACCATGCTGGTCAAAATGCAAGGGGCCACCTATCCGGCGTTCCAATTGGTGTTCATCCGCGCCATGATTGGCCTGATGTTCATTCTGCCGCTGATCTGGAAACACCGTTACGAAATGCGCCGGATCCGCTATCCGTGGCGCAATATCGTCCGCATCACCTGCAACGCCATTGCCCTGACCAGCAACTTCGTCGCGATTACCCTACTCCCGCTGGCGACGGTGAATGCTGTCGGTTTTTCCCGGCCTCTCGTTACCATGGGTTTGGCTGTACTGATGCTGGGCGAGACGGTGAGCCGAATCCGCTGGGCGGGCGCGTCCATCGCCTTCGTTGGGGTTCTGTTCATCATCGCGCCGGGCGGTGCCGCCTTCGACTGGCGGATTTCGGTGATCATGATCTCGGTCGTTTTCGGTGCCTTGGCAACAGTCCAGACTCGCGCCTTGAAGCTTGAAAATTCCACCGTCATGATGGTGTTCTACACGGTGGGACTTGCAGTCATCACCGCCATACCAAGCGCGCTGACCTGGAAACCGGTGGCGACAGCCGACTGGATGCCGCTTCTGGGCATCGGCTTTCTGGCACAGCTTGGCCAATATTGTTTCCTGCAGGCCTATCGCAGTGCTGATGCCAGCATTCTCGCGCCCATAGGCTATCTCTCCATCATCTTCGTGACAGCCGTCGGCTATTTTGCCTTCCATGAGGTGCCGGAGCCGCGCGTCATCATCGGCGTTGCCATCATCCTGTCAGCACTCATCGGCGCAAGCGTCATCGAATACCGACGAACCTGAATCTATCCCTGACGTGACCTTGGTTGATGGATGAGGAATGCCGGGGATTTGCCGGTCATTTTCGCTACATCTTTGCAGTTGTGCCTGAGAGTGCCGTTTCTCGAGAAACCCGGTTGATCTTTACCAGTGAATAAACTACCTATGGTGGTGTATTTGAACTAATAATTATCAAAAAGTGTATCGTATTCTATACCGGAGGATATTTGAATGAAATCTGCTTTTCTCAATTTGGCCAGCAGATCCTGCTTTGCAGCCGCCCTTGCCATCTCGGGTGGTCTGTTTGTAACGGGATTGCCCACACCGGCACACGCCTGCGGGCCGGAAAGCTATATCGGTACCGTCTGCGCGTTCAGCTTCAATTACTGCCCTTCGAACTGGCTTCCGGCGGATGGACGAACCGTACCAGTGGGCACTTATCAGGCGCTCTTCGCGTTGATCAGCTACCAGTATGGCGGCAGCCAGACGACGAATACCTTCGCGCTTCCAGATCTGCGTGGACGAGCGATCGTCAATTCCGGCACAGGTCCCGGCCTGCCACAGCAGGTTTTCGCCAGCCAGTCTGGCGTGCCATCCACAGCCCTCACTGTTGCCAACCTGCCGCCGCATAATCACCAGGCAGTCTTCACAGGGACCGGAGGAGGGCAGCAGACTGTCAACATTCCGGCAACGCCTGGCACTCTGGGTGTAACAGCAACGTTAAACGCAAAGGATGAGGTCGGTGCCGCTGCGTTGAACGCAAATTCCTATCTTGGCAAGGGTGGCACAGGGGGAGGGGCGGCCAATATCTATGTACCTTCAACCAGCACCTCGGCTGACATACCGCTCAGCGGGTTACAGGTGCAACTGACAGGTACGCCGGGTACGGGCGCGACGAGCTTCACCTACCAATCCGGTATAACGGGTGGATCAGTTGCCGTCGGTAATACGGGCAATGGAGCAACCTTTAGCAATCAATCTCCCTCCTTGGCCATGAACTACTGCATAATGGTGAATGGTCTCTGGCCGGATCGCCCATGACCTCGCGTGATAATTGAGTGAATCAAGGTTGCAAGTGTATTGTTAATACACCTGAACCATGGCAAGAAGATTCGTGCCAGAGCACGTTTTAGTTGTAGTTAGTGCTAAATTAGTGGAAGCGTCCCCGGCTTCCTGCTGATGGTTTTCGCGCAGTAGAATTGCGCGAAAACCATTGCTGCAGATCTGTAGCGTCTCTGGCGAGACACTCGTGTGACGTGACAACGTCCCGGCCAGAGGGAACAGGCATGCAAGGCAGATTGGGCGGGGCGAAGCCCGCCGTTAAAGGATTTTACTGCAGAGCGGAAGTAGCGGGTGAATCAACCAGCCAACCGGGACCAACTGCAGTATTCAATCGTTTCCCAGCGATGTCTGCCTCGCTTCAACGTGTGTTGCCGTTATTGATGCGGCTTTGCCTTG from the Rhizobium rhizoryzae genome contains:
- a CDS encoding GntR family transcriptional regulator produces the protein MTDIDTAKVPAEKRTKSLTEQAYAILRERVITGILPPGAEVSEPELAEQLQMSKTPVREALARLCVEGFMEAYPRRGYRVTPVTIKDMNDLFYVRGVLEGAAAALAAQHLTIEEMDRLDELADASYVMGEEMSTRTFVSRNEQFHSLIAQGSRNQRLHTLVMSHLEECARLFHMGTRVRDINPETTNDHHRILAHLRARDAEKARQAIIDHNENTRKGLLAALISNSAAGLTL
- a CDS encoding carbohydrate kinase family protein; this encodes MMETPAQRTAVLSIGRIYSDLIFTGLSGLPVLGREIFANGLTISAGGGAYITAAHLQHLGRETALVARLGVDPLSAQTGAEIKATGVNLRFVECSVEAGPQLTAVTVLGDERAFLTKRAGSARPSTLEAAVAWSHARHLHIAEYATLHEIPDLIALAKEQGLTVSLDPSWDADLIYDENLLATCRGVDLFLPNREEAEAITGLSDPQEALAQLTQHFPHVVLKDGARGAWLATEGEMLHVPAQPVNVVDTTGAGDAFNAGFIDAWLSAADAGACLAAGITAGSLSVQAAGGASVLCFS
- a CDS encoding ABC transporter ATP-binding protein gives rise to the protein MATIELNKLVKRYGKVEAVKGIDLDIADGEFVVFVGPSGCGKSTTLRMIAGLEEISGGELKIGNEVVNEREPKQRNIAMVFQNYAIYPHMTVRQNIGFGLYTSNLDKAEKNKRIEEASRILGLDAYLDRRPAALSGGQRQRVAIGRAMVRNPSAFLFDEPLSNLDAQLRAQMRIEIKRLHQRLKTTTVYVTHDQVEAMTMADRIVVMKDGHILQVGTPSELYESPVDVFTARFIGSPSMNLLNGRRDGDQVGPASGGDILIGIRPHDLVARVDGSVETRTDGTSITGTVTAVEPLGPETLVHLDVGGVSIVATAREKFVPAVGSKLTCHAQSGSLYLFDAKSERLLGRA
- the argH gene encoding argininosuccinate lyase; translated protein: MADMNPRLSDTSRFPDPVYKETVLRPLFDGAKGHHVEAFRQIDRAHLVMLVETGILDTGTAAKIAQALVEIDRDIDPSMLVYTGEVEDYFFLIEKELKARIGVDIAGRLHTARSRNDIDHTLFKLGLKQRIDALMVKARTLLAAMIDTAERNKTTLIVAYTHGQPAQPTTFGHYLSAAIEVLIRDIERFAEARRIVDLSSMGAAAITTSGFPIDRARVAQLLGFARAQRNSYSCIAAVDYTTSTYSAIELMFLHLGRLIQDFQFWTSFEVGQIYVPNALVQISSIMPQKRNPVPIEHLRHLASQTFGRARTMLDIMHNTPFTDMNDSEGESQGAGYEAFASASRVLDLLASLIGQISIDPERVDENIRRSCITITELADSLVRLEGLSFREAHEIAAATARSVVASKGDLPNHGFQPFFEAFRHSTNRDPQLDEPTFRKLVSPEHFVAVRKRFGGPAPEPMDEAISAYRQTLEAFERAASESAAREAQASTELNEKFTALTGAR
- a CDS encoding carbohydrate ABC transporter permease, which gives rise to MSEAPALHRANIRPGRIIAWTVLFIGGLIMISPLAFMFSTSFKSADQVYDLRLIPAAPTLANYISVLADGRFMRWFLNSTIVAVAVTLSNCFFDSLVGYTLAKFQFRGRQFVFIAILSTLMIPTEMLVIPWYLMSSQLGWLDSYWGIMFPGMMTAFGTFLMKQFFETVPNDFIEAARVDGLNEFQIWWKVAMPLVTPALSALAIFTFLGNWTAFFWPLIVTTSKELYTLPVGLSSFAVEQSIQWEMIMTGAAIATLPTLLVFLVLQRYIVRGVMLAGLKG
- a CDS encoding carbohydrate ABC transporter permease, with protein sequence MAVIEQQGAAKGRPGGTGGDRFSMHTKRLLWIWGFLALPILFYTVIRFYPTLQAFYLSFTNWDLLRPAKLVGFANYIKLFKDPQFWKVFKNTFTYLIVGTPISLVLAFTIAYFLDRVRFMHNFIRALYFLPFLTTAAAMAWVWRWFYQPPPIGVINDIIGLVGIPQQPFIRSTDQALFSIMVTAIWAGLGFQIIIFMAGLRAIPNTFYEAARIDGLGEWAILRKITLPLLKPTTVFLVVFSSIGFLRIFDQVYNMTTNDPGGPLGSTKPLVLMIYQTAFNSYAMGYAAAQTVVLFSILMVVSLLQLFILREKK